The following coding sequences are from one Desulfosporosinus orientis DSM 765 window:
- a CDS encoding MFS transporter gives MNAFKKWLALFVLSFGYASMFTLPYAKYVFYDPMMTALKCTNFELGAMVSVYVIIGIFTFVPGGWVADRFPARTTISVSLVAQGLLTILFGINMTMKVGWIVWVAFAFTNCFAYWAAALKGVRLLGDKNDQGKMYGFFEAGYGLSTVVISFIALGIFGRYVDPVAGFRMVVFIYSGFSILAGILTWLLYEEYMAETNEDKPVVGLKDVIIVLKQPVVWLIALVIMTTYGLYVGQTYLTPYLTAVVGITVTFSGALAIIRTYGVKLLGGPVGGFMADKWKSPCRVLTIGYIFIIVMLFIFLNLPAKPSLGVVIVLMLLVAFVGAGMKGIMWSTVEESKVPRYYTGLAIGTASIIGYLADIVLGPLFGYWLDTYGNSGYNFMFAFLIAISVVGLVAALGILKLKKTAFSIITTNVNTNINTKI, from the coding sequence ATGAACGCATTTAAAAAGTGGCTGGCCTTATTTGTTCTTTCCTTTGGGTATGCATCTATGTTTACTCTTCCGTATGCAAAATATGTCTTTTATGATCCAATGATGACAGCCTTGAAGTGTACGAACTTCGAGCTGGGAGCTATGGTTTCCGTCTATGTAATTATCGGTATTTTTACCTTTGTTCCTGGAGGCTGGGTAGCGGATAGGTTTCCAGCCCGGACGACTATCTCTGTTTCTTTGGTAGCACAGGGACTCTTAACGATCTTGTTCGGTATAAATATGACGATGAAAGTAGGCTGGATCGTCTGGGTTGCTTTTGCTTTTACCAATTGTTTTGCATATTGGGCAGCAGCATTAAAGGGTGTCAGGCTCTTAGGCGATAAGAATGACCAGGGAAAAATGTATGGTTTCTTTGAAGCCGGGTATGGACTATCCACAGTGGTTATTAGTTTTATTGCTTTGGGAATTTTCGGGCGATATGTGGATCCGGTAGCCGGCTTTAGAATGGTTGTTTTTATCTATTCGGGCTTTAGTATCTTAGCGGGTATTCTAACCTGGTTATTATATGAAGAATATATGGCAGAAACCAATGAAGACAAACCAGTTGTTGGTCTGAAAGACGTAATCATTGTCTTAAAACAGCCCGTCGTTTGGTTAATCGCTCTTGTTATTATGACTACCTATGGATTATATGTCGGGCAAACCTATCTGACCCCGTATTTAACCGCCGTTGTCGGAATTACCGTTACCTTCTCCGGGGCACTGGCGATTATCAGAACCTATGGGGTAAAGCTGCTAGGTGGTCCGGTCGGTGGGTTCATGGCTGACAAATGGAAATCACCCTGCAGAGTCTTAACAATAGGTTATATTTTTATTATTGTTATGTTATTTATCTTTCTTAATTTACCCGCAAAACCTTCTTTAGGTGTAGTAATCGTCCTGATGCTATTGGTAGCATTTGTTGGTGCTGGGATGAAGGGCATTATGTGGTCCACTGTTGAGGAATCCAAAGTTCCACGATATTATACCGGTTTGGCCATCGGCACAGCATCTATAATTGGCTATTTAGCGGACATCGTTTTAGGACCTCTATTTGGTTATTGGTTAGACACTTACGGCAATAGTGGATATAATTTCATGTTTGCCTTCCTAATTGCTATTTCCGTTGTTGGTCTCGTAGCTGCCTTGGGAATTCTAAAATTGAAAAAGACAGCTTTTTCGATTATTACCACGAACGTTAATACGAATATAAATACTAAAATTTAA
- a CDS encoding BCCT family transporter yields MAKPQLDHKVFWPAFIVIFGLSLALLLNREAGAKIVDAALAWSTYKLDWLFQMGTFLVFVFLIWIAFGRYGNVKLGGPDDKPEFSTLSWIAMLFCAGIGSSLIYWAVAEPLYYLQGPPFGIAKGSSEAYQWALTYGMFHWGFSAWALYAIPSLPIAYAYYVRKDPQLRASTACRPILGNMVDGWMGKVIDILVMFGIVGGFGTSLGLGVPLLAKAASTLLGIPQSMGLNFAILAIWTIIFGFSVYTGLYKGIKRLSDINVYLALALLVVILAVGPTFFILSVFTDSVGVLFNNFFRMSFYTDPIVKSGFPQAWTVFYWAWWIALAPYMGLFVARISKGRTLKQLIIAEVLWGTLGDWAFFGVFGGYTLHLEFDKILPAGQILSEDGGPAAIIAVINSLPMSQVILVLFLLLEFVFLATCLDSSAYVCASMATKQLNEDEQPARWNRIVWALALAAIGIAVLSLGGMNAIQTSSVVAAVPLVFVLLILTLSFMKMLKEDHGIQCSPKEITIQPSKNTNISAK; encoded by the coding sequence ATGGCAAAACCACAACTAGACCATAAGGTATTTTGGCCAGCATTTATTGTAATCTTCGGTCTTTCTTTAGCCCTTTTATTGAATCGCGAAGCGGGTGCGAAAATTGTTGATGCTGCCTTAGCTTGGTCTACTTATAAACTAGACTGGCTTTTTCAAATGGGGACTTTTTTGGTTTTTGTTTTCTTAATATGGATAGCTTTTGGTCGGTATGGCAACGTCAAACTTGGCGGACCTGATGATAAGCCTGAGTTTTCTACATTGAGCTGGATAGCCATGTTATTCTGCGCTGGGATTGGCTCCAGTCTGATATATTGGGCAGTGGCTGAACCTCTCTATTATTTGCAAGGACCGCCTTTCGGCATTGCCAAAGGTTCGTCAGAGGCATATCAATGGGCCCTTACCTATGGAATGTTCCACTGGGGATTTAGTGCTTGGGCCTTGTATGCAATCCCATCCTTGCCTATTGCTTATGCCTATTACGTCCGAAAAGACCCCCAACTTAGGGCTAGTACTGCCTGTCGTCCTATTCTTGGCAATATGGTAGACGGCTGGATGGGGAAAGTTATCGATATTCTGGTGATGTTTGGAATTGTCGGTGGCTTTGGCACGTCTCTTGGCTTAGGTGTGCCTTTACTGGCGAAAGCAGCCTCGACTTTGCTGGGGATACCTCAGTCTATGGGTTTAAACTTTGCAATACTCGCCATCTGGACCATAATCTTTGGATTCAGCGTTTATACAGGTCTTTATAAAGGAATAAAGAGATTAAGTGACATTAACGTTTATCTTGCTTTGGCTTTGTTGGTTGTAATTTTAGCAGTTGGACCGACCTTCTTCATTTTGTCAGTATTCACAGACAGTGTGGGCGTGTTATTTAATAATTTCTTCCGGATGAGTTTTTACACAGATCCCATTGTCAAGAGTGGGTTCCCGCAAGCGTGGACGGTCTTCTATTGGGCTTGGTGGATTGCCTTGGCACCATATATGGGTTTATTTGTTGCCAGGATTTCCAAGGGGCGTACTTTAAAGCAGCTGATTATTGCTGAGGTTCTTTGGGGGACTTTAGGGGACTGGGCTTTCTTCGGAGTTTTTGGCGGCTATACCTTGCATCTTGAGTTCGATAAAATATTGCCTGCTGGCCAGATTTTGTCAGAGGACGGAGGTCCGGCCGCAATAATAGCAGTCATCAATAGCCTGCCCATGTCTCAGGTAATTTTAGTTTTATTCTTGTTATTGGAATTTGTCTTCTTAGCTACATGTCTTGATTCTTCCGCTTATGTGTGTGCCTCTATGGCTACCAAGCAGCTAAATGAAGATGAACAACCGGCTCGCTGGAACAGGATTGTTTGGGCTTTGGCATTGGCGGCTATTGGTATTGCGGTTCTATCTTTAGGTGGAATGAATGCAATTCAGACATCCTCTGTTGTTGCCGCAGTACCCCTGGTGTTTGTTCTTTTAATCCTAACCTTATCCTTCATGAAAATGTTAAAAGAAGATCATGGTATTCAATGCAGCCCTAAAGAGATTACAATTCAACCCTCTAAAAATACGAATATCTCTGCTAAATAG
- a CDS encoding trimethylamine--corrinoid methyltransferase, with protein sequence MRLDYFSEEELIQVHEASLEMLKNTGIHTISERFKKVLLENGCREENDRILFTQDIIEKALKTVPKQFKIYGRDPRYVVEMGLHKAYAQTCVGTPSIMDLETGKKRDCLVKDLGDFCRLADALENIDLISPVFPRDVPQEGIVTIETITMLCNSTKPLRICAESSHEMKSIIQVLITAAGGKEKLQEQPLAYIEVSSISPLEYGLHPAEALVDIVEAGLPLGVIPCPMMGSTGPMTLVGCVAMHNAEILAGVVASQMIRPGHPVIMSPRVTFMDMRSGLGLWAMPEMGLAAAASTQLARYYGIPVTATGFSGASKIADGQSSYEHLYNALMPALIGTDILAAAGSLDNCLTSCFAMLVVDDELSSVIKRTMKKNEITEEKLAVAVVDEVIRSKSNFLEHTHTRKALRAGELWIPRLSDRQPFEKWELNGEKVEEKAKRIAKELLSTHQVEPVSQEVNAEFKRITEQVYKQA encoded by the coding sequence ATGCGTTTGGATTATTTTTCAGAAGAAGAACTAATTCAAGTCCATGAAGCAAGTCTGGAAATGTTAAAAAATACGGGGATTCATACGATCTCTGAGCGCTTCAAAAAAGTCCTTTTGGAAAACGGATGCCGGGAAGAAAATGACCGAATTCTATTTACTCAAGACATCATCGAGAAGGCGCTGAAGACAGTTCCTAAACAATTCAAAATCTATGGAAGAGATCCCCGCTACGTTGTTGAGATGGGTTTACACAAGGCTTATGCACAAACCTGTGTAGGAACTCCCTCCATTATGGATCTCGAGACCGGAAAAAAACGGGATTGCTTGGTTAAAGATCTTGGAGATTTTTGCCGCCTGGCTGATGCTTTAGAGAATATTGATCTCATATCTCCCGTCTTCCCGAGAGATGTTCCCCAAGAAGGAATTGTAACTATAGAAACGATCACCATGCTTTGCAATTCGACAAAACCTTTAAGGATTTGTGCTGAGTCAAGCCATGAGATGAAATCGATTATTCAGGTTCTGATTACAGCAGCAGGCGGAAAAGAAAAACTGCAAGAACAGCCGCTGGCTTATATCGAGGTATCATCCATTAGCCCCCTGGAATATGGATTGCATCCGGCAGAAGCCTTAGTTGATATTGTAGAAGCCGGGTTACCTTTAGGAGTTATTCCTTGCCCCATGATGGGCTCAACGGGGCCTATGACCTTAGTTGGTTGTGTCGCCATGCATAATGCAGAAATCTTAGCGGGAGTGGTTGCCAGCCAAATGATTCGGCCAGGACACCCTGTTATCATGTCTCCACGGGTGACCTTCATGGACATGCGGTCGGGATTGGGGTTATGGGCTATGCCTGAAATGGGTCTGGCTGCTGCAGCTTCAACTCAATTGGCAAGGTATTATGGGATACCAGTGACAGCTACCGGCTTCTCGGGAGCTTCCAAAATTGCCGATGGCCAAAGTAGTTATGAGCATCTCTATAATGCCCTCATGCCAGCCCTCATTGGAACCGATATTCTGGCAGCTGCCGGGTCATTAGATAATTGCCTGACTTCGTGTTTTGCAATGCTTGTAGTGGATGATGAATTATCTTCTGTGATAAAAAGAACAATGAAAAAGAATGAGATTACGGAAGAAAAACTAGCCGTAGCTGTCGTCGATGAGGTTATTCGAAGCAAAAGTAATTTTCTCGAACACACACATACGCGAAAAGCTCTTAGAGCAGGAGAGTTATGGATCCCGCGCCTTTCTGACAGACAGCCGTTTGAAAAATGGGAGCTAAACGGCGAGAAAGTTGAAGAGAAAGCAAAACGTATTGCTAAAGAGCTGTTATCAACTCATCAAGTTGAACCCGTAAGCCAAGAGGTAAACGCTGAATTTAAGCGTATTACCGAACAAGTGTATAAACAAGCTTGA
- a CDS encoding cobalamin B12-binding domain-containing protein — MASFESLAQNVVAGKEAQVKEQVQELINAGTEPLEIINQGLIAGMNIVGPRFKAGDMFVPEVLMAAKAMASGIALVKPLMTDNDLPSMGTVVLGTVKGDLHDIGKNLVGMLLESGGFKVINLGIDIAPEGFVQSVKEHKADIVAMSALLTTTMLGMKDTIELMKEEGLNVKCIIGGAPISKDYANEIGADGFAPDAASAVDLCKELLSA, encoded by the coding sequence ATGGCAAGTTTTGAGTCCCTGGCCCAAAATGTTGTTGCAGGAAAAGAGGCACAAGTTAAGGAACAAGTACAAGAACTTATTAATGCAGGTACGGAACCTTTGGAAATTATCAACCAAGGCTTAATTGCAGGAATGAATATCGTTGGTCCGCGGTTTAAAGCGGGAGACATGTTTGTTCCGGAAGTATTAATGGCTGCAAAAGCAATGGCGTCAGGTATCGCTCTTGTAAAACCTCTCATGACTGATAATGATCTGCCTTCAATGGGTACGGTTGTGTTGGGGACAGTAAAAGGTGACCTTCATGATATTGGTAAGAACTTAGTGGGAATGCTCTTGGAAAGCGGCGGTTTTAAGGTTATAAATTTAGGAATTGACATTGCCCCCGAAGGATTTGTTCAATCAGTTAAAGAGCATAAAGCCGATATTGTAGCGATGTCAGCCCTGCTCACCACAACCATGTTGGGAATGAAGGATACCATCGAACTCATGAAAGAAGAAGGATTAAACGTCAAATGTATTATTGGTGGTGCTCCTATCTCTAAAGATTATGCAAACGAAATAGGTGCTGATGGATTTGCACCGGATGCTGCATCAGCAGTGGACCTTTGCAAGGAATTACTTAGTGCGTAA
- a CDS encoding sigma-54 interaction domain-containing protein, translated as MWKNLNQQDIKNLMEVNKLLKNALNSLEDYIEIIDPTGTIIVSSTGFEKIDGFDRKSIIGRDIREVYDLDDQNCQMLASIREKAPKKNYYMKYFSRNGNYVHVMMDIFPVFPEGNSNKEPIGSIAITRDNSKIQELSSKLIDLQRELLTVKSKKKSGTRYTFDDILGQSRAINTLRIAARKISYSDSRVLILGETGTGKEMIAQSIHNQSIRAHNPFVAINCSAIPETLLESIFFGTAKGSYTGAEDKSGLFEEAGNGTLFLDEINSMSLPLQAKLLRVLEDQTFRRTGSNKATPFNARVISAMNLNPDEAIEKGQLRSDLFYRLAAVTLECPPLREREEDLDQLLMSFIDQYNRLLGKNIKTLSLEASDILHSHSWPGNIRELRHTIEHAMNLAEATDTKLSAMYLPHHLKKHINNVKMIPQITHDTDLKMLLTQYEKEIVIQSLKKNNGNINKTAKHLNVSRQNLFYRIKRLNINISHHNPEIT; from the coding sequence TTGTGGAAAAATCTAAATCAACAAGATATTAAAAACCTAATGGAAGTAAATAAATTATTGAAAAACGCCTTAAATAGTTTAGAGGACTATATAGAAATAATCGATCCGACCGGAACGATTATTGTTTCTTCTACTGGATTCGAAAAAATAGATGGCTTCGACAGAAAATCCATTATTGGCAGAGATATCCGTGAAGTATATGACTTAGATGATCAGAATTGCCAAATGTTAGCCAGTATTCGGGAAAAGGCACCTAAGAAGAATTACTATATGAAATACTTTTCACGAAATGGGAACTACGTTCATGTTATGATGGATATTTTCCCAGTGTTTCCAGAGGGGAATTCAAATAAAGAGCCGATCGGTTCCATCGCAATAACACGAGATAATTCCAAAATTCAAGAACTCTCAAGCAAACTAATTGACCTACAACGGGAATTACTAACTGTGAAAAGTAAAAAGAAAAGCGGAACACGATATACTTTTGACGATATTTTAGGGCAAAGCAGAGCAATTAACACCCTACGGATAGCCGCACGTAAAATTTCATATTCAGATTCACGCGTACTTATACTCGGGGAAACAGGTACAGGCAAGGAAATGATAGCCCAAAGTATTCACAATCAGAGTATAAGAGCCCACAATCCCTTTGTTGCAATTAACTGTAGTGCTATACCTGAAACATTATTAGAAAGCATTTTCTTTGGTACAGCAAAAGGCTCTTATACTGGAGCAGAAGATAAATCGGGATTATTTGAAGAGGCTGGAAATGGAACTCTTTTTCTAGATGAAATCAACTCCATGAGTCTCCCTCTCCAAGCAAAACTCTTACGTGTTTTAGAAGATCAAACCTTTCGGCGAACTGGTAGTAATAAAGCAACCCCTTTCAATGCACGAGTAATCAGTGCGATGAATCTTAATCCTGATGAAGCAATCGAAAAAGGGCAGCTTCGAAGTGATCTCTTTTACCGCTTAGCCGCTGTAACTTTAGAATGTCCCCCACTTCGCGAACGTGAAGAAGATCTGGACCAACTACTAATGTCATTTATCGATCAATACAACAGATTATTAGGTAAGAACATTAAAACATTATCTTTGGAAGCTTCAGATATTTTACATAGCCACTCTTGGCCAGGTAACATTCGGGAATTAAGACATACCATTGAACATGCCATGAATCTTGCCGAAGCTACTGATACTAAATTATCGGCAATGTATCTCCCCCATCACTTAAAAAAACATATAAATAATGTTAAAATGATTCCCCAAATTACGCATGATACAGACTTAAAAATGTTGCTTACTCAATATGAAAAAGAAATTGTTATCCAAAGCCTTAAAAAGAATAATGGCAATATTAATAAAACGGCAAAGCATCTTAATGTTTCCCGCCAGAATCTTTTTTATAGAATTAAGCGTTTAAATATAAATATTTCTCACCATAATCCTGAAATAACTTAA
- a CDS encoding sigma 54-interacting transcriptional regulator: MLNLLDVSSQDFVVCPINSDLEQLINKISGKDIKYIIVYQEDSILGILSVSNLLHEIIINKKTKVTHKQFTNDKLRYEKSFTIISKDLPLSKIKDNKDIVVIVNNENYPLGIIDGECTPDIKQTLLEYQKIFENLEEEIFVTDQHGYVLRLNPAAERVCGVLARDVVGRHVRDLEREGLFSSSITMHVLRQKKKVNMMQQLKSGKTVLSTAIPILNDEGEIVRVISTSKDYQEINKIKAELEEKKTELEEKNTELARKTQELSILRQEIFSNVNLIYKSNEMKTIRNTIFKIAPLALTVLIQGESGVGKEVISKAIHHASPMRDQPFIKINCSLIPEHLIESELFGYESGAFTGATKGGKIGKIELANNGTLFLDEIGEVPLMIQVKLLEFLQDQEICKVGGTKRIKIDTRIIAATNRNLQDMVNDGLFRKDLYYRLNVVPINIPPLRERKEDIPALVRYFLNVFNNKYGMNKIIDPEVMQALYNYSWPGNVRELEHVLERAIVISETELIRLEALQNSLELKGNKRIACPDLMPLKLAKSQLEEQMVRNAYELCKSTYKAAKLLEVDQSTVVKLLKKYRNNP; this comes from the coding sequence ATGCTTAATCTTCTTGATGTATCGTCTCAGGATTTTGTGGTCTGTCCAATCAATAGCGATCTGGAACAACTTATTAACAAAATTTCTGGAAAAGACATTAAGTACATCATTGTCTATCAAGAGGATAGTATTTTGGGGATATTATCAGTAAGTAATCTTTTGCATGAAATCATAATTAATAAAAAAACTAAAGTAACCCATAAACAATTTACGAATGATAAGCTAAGGTACGAAAAGTCATTCACAATAATTTCCAAAGATTTACCTTTATCTAAGATAAAAGATAATAAGGATATTGTCGTTATTGTAAATAATGAGAATTACCCCCTAGGGATTATTGATGGTGAATGTACTCCTGACATAAAACAAACTTTATTGGAATATCAAAAAATATTTGAGAATCTTGAAGAAGAAATCTTTGTAACAGATCAACATGGATACGTTTTACGTCTTAACCCTGCAGCGGAAAGAGTCTGCGGAGTATTAGCCAGGGATGTAGTAGGAAGGCATGTCCGTGATCTGGAAAGGGAAGGACTATTTTCTTCAAGTATAACCATGCATGTGCTCCGTCAAAAGAAAAAGGTAAATATGATGCAGCAATTGAAATCAGGCAAAACGGTTCTTAGCACTGCCATTCCTATTTTAAATGATGAAGGGGAAATTGTTCGAGTCATTAGTACTTCTAAGGATTACCAAGAAATTAATAAGATAAAGGCAGAATTAGAAGAGAAGAAAACAGAGCTGGAAGAAAAGAACACAGAATTGGCAAGAAAAACCCAGGAACTGTCAATATTGCGTCAAGAAATATTCTCTAATGTTAATCTGATTTATAAAAGTAATGAAATGAAAACCATTAGAAATACGATTTTTAAGATAGCGCCCCTTGCTTTAACAGTCTTAATTCAGGGAGAGTCTGGAGTAGGAAAAGAAGTGATTTCAAAAGCTATTCATCATGCCAGTCCAATGCGAGATCAGCCTTTTATAAAAATTAATTGTAGTTTGATACCGGAACACTTAATTGAATCTGAACTATTTGGCTACGAGAGCGGAGCATTTACCGGGGCAACCAAAGGGGGTAAAATTGGTAAGATTGAACTAGCGAATAATGGCACCCTATTTCTCGACGAAATTGGTGAAGTACCCCTCATGATACAGGTCAAATTACTCGAGTTTTTACAAGATCAAGAAATATGTAAGGTTGGGGGTACCAAAAGAATTAAGATAGATACCAGGATAATCGCTGCGACGAATCGTAACTTGCAAGATATGGTCAATGATGGCCTCTTTCGAAAAGACCTTTATTACAGGCTTAATGTTGTGCCGATTAATATACCACCTCTCAGAGAACGGAAAGAGGATATACCGGCGTTAGTAAGGTATTTTCTGAATGTGTTTAATAATAAGTATGGCATGAATAAAATAATTGATCCTGAAGTAATGCAAGCTTTATATAACTATAGTTGGCCGGGTAACGTAAGAGAATTAGAACATGTACTTGAACGGGCAATCGTAATAAGTGAAACGGAGTTAATTCGATTAGAGGCTTTGCAAAACTCTTTGGAATTAAAAGGGAATAAAAGAATAGCTTGTCCGGACTTAATGCCTTTGAAGCTTGCCAAGAGCCAACTCGAGGAACAGATGGTGAGGAATGCCTATGAGCTATGTAAATCGACTTATAAAGCAGCTAAGCTGCTTGAAGTTGACCAGTCAACCGTTGTAAAGTTGTTAAAGAAATATCGTAACAACCCTTAA
- a CDS encoding methyltetrahydrofolate cobalamin methyltransferase, with translation MLIVGELINASRKAIGEAIRVQDAEAVKKVAIDQREAGAHFIDVNAGIFVGKESEYLQWLVQKVQEATDAPCCLDSPDPAAIQAALSVHKGTAMINSISLEKARYDALLPVIAGTDLKVIALCMSDEGMPETTDQRLKIADRLINGLVQNNVPIGNIYVDPLVQPVATNKDFGFEFLNAVEAISTEFKGVHTMCGLSNISYGLPNRKFINQAFAIMAIAKGLDGLIINPLDKRMMASLITAETLYGRDEYCMSYLKAHRTGLMEF, from the coding sequence ATGTTAATTGTTGGAGAACTCATTAATGCAAGTCGAAAGGCTATTGGAGAAGCAATACGCGTTCAAGATGCTGAGGCTGTCAAAAAAGTTGCTATCGACCAACGCGAAGCTGGAGCTCATTTCATTGATGTCAATGCCGGTATTTTTGTAGGTAAAGAATCGGAATACCTTCAGTGGCTCGTCCAAAAGGTTCAAGAAGCTACGGATGCTCCCTGCTGTTTAGATAGTCCAGATCCGGCAGCGATTCAAGCGGCGCTTTCTGTGCACAAAGGCACAGCTATGATTAATTCCATTTCGTTAGAAAAAGCGCGCTACGATGCTTTACTTCCTGTTATCGCAGGAACTGATCTTAAAGTTATCGCCCTCTGTATGAGTGATGAGGGAATGCCTGAAACGACGGATCAACGGCTTAAGATTGCAGATCGTCTTATTAACGGATTAGTGCAAAACAATGTTCCCATAGGAAATATCTACGTTGATCCCTTAGTTCAACCCGTTGCAACTAACAAAGATTTCGGATTTGAATTCCTCAATGCGGTTGAGGCAATTTCTACTGAATTTAAAGGGGTCCATACCATGTGTGGATTATCAAACATCTCTTATGGATTACCTAATCGCAAATTTATTAACCAAGCCTTTGCTATTATGGCTATTGCAAAGGGCCTCGATGGTCTGATTATTAATCCCTTGGATAAGCGAATGATGGCCAGCCTTATTACTGCAGAAACTTTGTATGGCAGGGATGAGTATTGTATGAGCTATCTAAAGGCCCACCGTACAGGATTAATGGAATTCTAG
- a CDS encoding corrinoid protein — MEIEILTKVSVAVVEGDIDLVQELTQQAIENGLEPLVIINEGLTRGIKIVGDNFGAGKFFLPDLLLGAKAMDAGIKILEPLLDGAQQESKGKVLIGTVQGDLHEIGKNIVGMMLKTSGFEVVDLGVDVPSARFIEKVKELKPNILGISALLTTTVDKQKEIIEILQEEGLRDQIKVMIGGAPINQAWADKIGADGYAEDAITAVNVANSLIC; from the coding sequence ATGGAAATAGAAATTTTAACCAAAGTTTCTGTAGCAGTAGTAGAGGGAGATATTGATTTAGTACAAGAGCTGACTCAACAGGCTATCGAGAATGGATTAGAGCCCTTAGTAATTATTAATGAAGGACTTACCCGGGGAATTAAAATCGTAGGTGATAATTTTGGGGCAGGGAAGTTTTTCCTTCCTGATCTTCTCTTAGGTGCTAAGGCTATGGATGCAGGAATTAAGATCTTAGAACCACTGCTTGATGGAGCCCAACAAGAGTCCAAGGGAAAAGTGTTGATTGGAACTGTGCAAGGGGATTTACATGAGATTGGTAAAAACATCGTTGGAATGATGCTTAAAACATCAGGTTTTGAAGTTGTTGATTTGGGAGTTGATGTCCCTTCAGCAAGATTCATTGAGAAGGTCAAAGAACTCAAACCCAACATACTTGGTATTTCAGCCTTATTAACAACGACCGTAGACAAACAAAAAGAAATTATTGAGATTCTTCAAGAAGAAGGCTTAAGAGATCAAATTAAAGTAATGATTGGAGGTGCTCCAATCAATCAAGCGTGGGCAGATAAGATAGGGGCTGATGGATACGCGGAAGACGCGATTACCGCTGTTAATGTGGCTAACAGCCTAATCTGTTAA
- the pylB gene encoding methylornithine synthase PylB produces MQNLLLDEILEKAKHQSPITRKDILRLLEITTEDEFNKLSLVAQTLRHEYFQNKIFLYGFVYFSTHCRNDCTFCLYRKSNINYPRYRKNREEILSTAQKLMDSGVHLLDLTMGEDPLYHNTKQGFSELLQIIKEVKLESNIPIMLSPGVISQELLWKFKEAGVEWYACYQETHNRSLYNRLRIEQSYDERMNRKCMAKEMGYLIEEGLLAGVGDTNEDIADSILMMKKIGADQVRVMSFVPQENTPLSNWEIPNSHFRELLIIAVMRLVMPDRLIPASLDVDGLSGLEQRLNAGANVITSIIPPSSGLAGVSNSTLDIDDGNRSIEKIIPVLKNIHLEPATRQKYQAWVKSRKNL; encoded by the coding sequence ATGCAGAATTTATTGTTGGATGAAATTCTAGAAAAAGCAAAACACCAATCTCCTATAACCCGAAAGGATATTTTAAGATTATTAGAGATAACCACTGAGGATGAGTTTAATAAGCTTTCCCTAGTAGCTCAAACACTACGTCATGAGTACTTCCAAAATAAAATATTCCTTTATGGTTTTGTCTACTTTTCCACTCATTGCCGTAATGATTGTACCTTTTGTCTCTACCGTAAATCGAATATAAATTATCCACGATACCGCAAAAATAGGGAGGAAATCCTTTCAACTGCTCAAAAACTAATGGATTCCGGGGTACATCTTTTGGATCTAACAATGGGGGAAGATCCACTATATCATAATACTAAACAGGGTTTTAGCGAACTTTTACAAATTATTAAAGAAGTTAAGCTAGAATCCAATATACCTATTATGCTTTCGCCTGGAGTTATTTCACAAGAGCTACTATGGAAATTTAAAGAAGCGGGAGTGGAATGGTACGCTTGTTACCAGGAAACACATAACCGGTCACTCTACAATCGTTTAAGGATAGAACAAAGTTACGACGAACGGATGAACCGGAAATGTATGGCCAAGGAAATGGGATACTTGATCGAAGAAGGGTTGTTAGCTGGGGTAGGGGACACGAATGAAGATATAGCGGATTCAATTCTTATGATGAAAAAAATCGGAGCTGATCAAGTTCGGGTGATGAGCTTTGTACCCCAGGAAAATACTCCGTTATCGAATTGGGAAATACCTAATTCTCATTTTCGTGAGCTCTTGATTATTGCAGTAATGCGCCTGGTTATGCCTGACCGCTTGATTCCGGCTTCATTGGATGTCGATGGTCTAAGTGGGTTGGAACAACGACTCAACGCCGGAGCAAACGTTATTACTTCAATCATCCCACCCTCATCGGGTTTGGCCGGAGTATCCAATAGTACATTGGATATCGATGACGGAAACCGTTCGATCGAAAAGATTATCCCAGTTCTGAAAAATATCCATTTAGAACCTGCAACCCGGCAAAAATATCAAGCCTGGGTAAAATCAAGAAAGAACCTTTGA